The Camelina sativa cultivar DH55 chromosome 16, Cs, whole genome shotgun sequence sequence ATCAGATACGCAAAGGTGGATTCTTCGTGTTTGAGAAATCTGGATGACAGGACTCGCATACTCGTTCATCTAGGAACAGAGCCTAGCTCGAAGGCTTACAAGATGTTTGATCCTCACACGAAAAAGGTTATTGTTAGTAGAGATGTTATTTTCGACGAAACCAAAGGTTGGGACTGGAGGATTGATGATACGATGTCAAACAGCAGTGATAGTTTTAAAATCATGGATGATGGTTTTGGAAACCATGGCTTACACGAAGACAACAGGGGAACTGAGACAGAGCAGAATGATGTATACGACAGAATGTTAGAAGATGGTGAGAACATAAAAGACAATGAAGAAATAAAAGACCAAGACCAAGAATGTTTACCTGCAAATATGTCACCGGTCATGTTGAGAAGATCTCAGAGAGAGAAGCATACTCCTAAGTATCTTGAGGATTATGTGTTGTTagcagaagaggaaggagagatgCTGCTGTTGAGTTTAAACAATGAACCAAGAAATTTCCTAGAAGCAAAAGATTCTAAAGAGTGGACacaagcttgtgaagaagaGGTTGGTTCTATTGAAAGATTGCAGACATGGGATCTTGTTGACTTACCTGTTGGAGCTAAACCTATAGGACTTAAGTGGGTCTTTAAGCTAAAGAGGAACTCAGATGGTAGTATTAACAAACACAAGGCAAGAATTGTTGCTAAGGGATATGTGCAACAATATGGAGTTGACTTTGAGGAGGTTTTTGCTCCAGTAGCTAGGATTGAGACAATTAGACTACTTGTTGATCTTGCAGCAGCACATGGTTGGGGGATACATCACCTTGATGTTAAAACAGCCTTTTTACATGGTGAACTTAAGGAAACAATCTATGTCTCACAGCCAAAAGGTTTTCAAAAGATTGGAAGTGAAGAAAAGGtttacaaattaaacaaagCATTGTATGGACTGCCACAAGCACCTAGAGCTTGGAACAACAAGTTAAACACGATCTTGTTGGGTCTACGGTTTGTTAAGTGCACAAAGGAGCCTTCAGTGTATCGGAAAAAACTTGGAGAGCATCTTTTGATTATTGGTGTGTACGTCGATGATCTCTTTGTGACAGGAACAAGTTTGACGGCGATCAATGAACATTGGTGTCATCAAATTTCGAGATGAGTGATCTAGGCAAACTAACATATTATTTGGGAATTGAGGTGACACATCATCAACATGGAATAACATTGAATCATGCCTGTTATGCGCAGAGAATACTTGAAGAAGCAGGGATGAGAGATTGCAATCTAGTGCATACACCGATGGAAATTGGTCTAAAACTGTCCAAAGCTGAGAATGAGAAGGAGATTGATGCAACCGGGTATAGGAGAAATGTAGGATGTCTTCGTTATTTGCTTCATACTCGACCTGATTTATCTTTTGCAGTGGGAGTTCTGAGTCGTTACATGCAGAGTCCTAGAGAATCACATGGAGCTGCTATGAAGCATTGTTTACGTTATTTGAAGGGAAAAATAAATCTTGGTTTTAACATTCGGCAGAACAGAGATACCAAGATTGATAGGATCCAGTGATTGTAGTCACAATGTTGATCCAAACGATGGTAAAAGTACCTCTGGTCACATCTTCTATTTAGGGGAAAGTCCAATAACTTGGTGTTCACAGAAGCAAGACGTCGTAGCTCTGTCCTCCTGTGAAGCCGAGTTCATGGCCAGAACAGAAGCAGCAAAACAGGCTATTTGGCTGCAAGAGTTGCTGTGTGAGATCACTGGTGATCCTTGCCAAAAGGTTTTGATAAGGCTAGATAATCAATCTGTGATTGCATTGATGAAAAATCCAGTGTTTCACGGGCGAAGCAAGCACATACACAGGCGTTTTCACTTCATAAGGAAGTGTGTCGAGAATGGAAGAATAGAAGTAGAGCATGTTCCTGGAAGTGAGCAGAAGGCAGATATTTTGACAAAGGCCCTTGGAAGGATCAAATTCAAAGAGATGAGGGAACTTATTGGTTTGAGTGATGTGAAGAGTGAAGTCAAGCTTAAATGGGAGATTGTTGGTTTAAGCTTGAGAAATGCTTAAAGAAGAAAGGAATCCTAGTTCTAATCGAGTTATGATTAGGAAGAAGATAAGGCTTCTAGGAATTATCTAGACTTTGTTGTTATCCTATTAggaattggtttggtttttgtcttatatatatGCTTGCCGAGTTATGGCAAACATAAGAGAATTTGAGAGTTAGCTTTGTGAGAGCAATTGTGTGAGAACTTTAGTTTTGATAGATTTTCTAAAGTTGTTTAATAAGAGAGCTTTTTGTTCATATAAAAAACGTGCAACTTCTGCAACTTTTCTATAATTCTCAAAACCCGTTCTATACTCTAGCGTCTCTACAAGAAAGTGGaactattatatatgtatacttaCACCAgaaaatcaaccaaaataaatattatggaCAATGAACCATACTtgaatctaaaatatataaagtttgacTTCTCATTTGATCGAGCATCTCAAATCTATGTAGTATGAGTATATGACCCAAAGCCGCATGTTAAGTTATATCATTTGTACATTTCACATCAATCTGAAATAATATTAcaattagcaaaaaaaacaattaaaaaatatacattggCATATATACCCATCAACTATACTATACTTTCTAAGACCTTATCACCAGAGCTAGCCGTCGGCTGAGCCAGTCTACGACACACAGGACAAGTTGCGTGTGATTCAAGCCACTTACCTATACATTCCTCATCAAACATGTGCATACAATTTGGTAAAACCTTAATCACAACATTCTTGGGAATTAATCCTAAGCAAACCGGACATTCGATCTCCTGATTGTTGCTCTCGGGATCACTATTATCCGGTTTGTAAGAAAAGGTGGGAAAGGCGGCAATCACGGAAGCACTAAGACCTTGGCACGGTGGCTCTCTTCTTCCGTGGTACTCGTTCTCTTCTTCCGGTGATACATCAAACCTACGGCGTTTGAGTAAACAAAGAACGAGAAGGGCGAAGATAACGGAGATAGTTACGAGAGACGTTACGGCAGCAAACCAAAGGATGATTGCGTTTAGTGAAGGATCGTTGAAACCCATCTCTTTGATCTCTATGTATAAAGCCTACCAAAATGGTTCTCAAGAGTTAATATAGGATTATACATTTATATCTGCAgttttatatatagatcatCGAGAGTTGACATTCCGTTTGAATATATTTGGATTAAGAGTTGAAATACGTTCACCACTAATGAACTTGGAGAATAGAGAAACATTATCATTATATCAGTTGAATTAAAGAACAGGCTTGATTTGAATCGGTACACCACAAATGGGATTAGTTTATAAATTTATGTTTGCTGCTTGTGGggttatatgaattttttttgtatactaaATCAATAATCAAGCATAGAAGTCGAAGAAAAATTTGCTAAATGGATAAGGATACGAACGGGGTCATTGTCGATTGAATTAACTGTCTATATGTCTGAAAAGACATAAAGAttatacaaaatctataatagcTGCAAAACTATTTATATGGACCCTATATTGTACGTGTGGAACTTTCTTTCGGGTTAATTTGTTGTAAATGAAGTTTCTGCCTCATATTTGATTTGAGAAACTTTtgtattgattaaaaaaaatcatgaatgaGAGTAGTAAAGTCGAATTAACAGTAATTGTAAAGCtcttggactttttttttttcattctcaaAGATGTTTTGCGTTTTGTTTTGTATGGAGTTTTTtgcttcatatatttttaaaagttgatgATAAGAATGTAAGATCTGAAGCCTAAAACAACACTCtgttacttaattaattatctttggCAACATAATTTATTTACCATACTGCTGGCTATATAGATTTTCGTTTATATATTTACTCCctcttattctttttaatttgtcgTTTAAGATTTTTGCACAGAAATTAagaaatgtattaaaaaaatgtttttgcactttattaatatatttcataattttttgattggttaaaactttaaaacagcaggaatattcatcaaacatctgcattgaaaaACTAAAACGATAattattatgaaacaaaaattaaatcctagaacgACAATTAAATTTAAACGGGAGGGAGTAATTGATTATAGTTTTTAAAGAGCTTAAGTTGGGAAACTTgtaagttttgttctttttgtaatatttttgttttttgtataccCTTTAAAATCTCAAATGACATGacgaaaaagaacaaaactgcAGCCGTGACTACCAATCCATGTAAAACACCGTTAAAActcataattatctttttttttttgtttcctttaaaaGGTATTCAAAAACCTCCAAAGTTAAAGATGTATACTTGATCCTAGTCTTGATCACATAGTCAGCGGGATTAGTAATTATGCTACATCCCTAGATGACTAGATCTTGACACATTGAGTCGTAGTCGGACCAAAACACCCCTAGATCTTGACCGAATGATCCAAAACTGAAACAAGTATTCAATAGTCTAAGTGTTGCCTGGACTAGATTAGTATATTACATAGGCCTTAAATAAATTGGTTAAAAATTActctctctcgtttttttttgttattctagagtaaaaattttgttttccaatacttgtcattttaagtttccaatgcatatgtttggtaaaaatatcaattttatctCAACTATTTTAATGCTTTGACcgataaaaaaattagaaaatgtaataaaaaagaTGTATAATAGAACAttgatctattttcttaatttgtgtgcaaagctctagaacgacaagtaaaaaaacCGGAGGAAGTAGTAAATAGCAATATATACTATTCTTTCCATTCATAAATAATACTTAATTGTTTTGAGATTTCTTTTTACTCCATATACTACTCATGAATTAAGTATAGTACTCCGTATAGGCGTATACAATGACCTAACCTCAAAACATGTATCCTAGCGTCAACTACTTTTCGAGATCTTCCCGTTTACTGTCTGATTATTTCATTCACTAGAAATTAGGTACAAACCACAGATGAGGTGGCTCAGCTGCTGAATCCACATAAATTTTAGCTTAACTATTGGGAAAAATTTTCCTCTTAAAAGATTCATTAATTTTGATTCTTGTCTGTGGTAGATGGATCAAAAATGAGTGAAAGGTAGGTGCAATATCGATTTGGGAAACTTCGGACCCCTCAGGCCCTCTGCCGAAGTCAAATGATTCTGCTTAAGCCATTGCTTTTTTTGCTCATCATTATAGACCAACCACTTCGAGAAACCATTTGATAACAGATATAATATCCACTAATATCCAAATACCACCTCAACAAACTTAAATCGAAATAATAATTCTTATGAAAAAGCCAAAAATATTTGCTATACagttttaataaaatcttaattatttcGTTTGGATTTGTGTatatggagttttttttttcaaatgtttatTTAAAGCTAGTTATATAGCCACCACATAAACAACCATACACAATGTACATTGTTATTCTGTCGCTATGTTCGAATATACATTTGACACACAGTAGATAAAGATTAGAAGAAACATTTGAAATTTGGTTTGATGTTCTCGACCGCTTAATTCAAAACATTATCAGTTTAagagataaaaatattttaattggtaatattttttaacaagGTTGGTTAAATTATCCAATCGCAATTAGTAATCCATGCATAGATAGTCatcaaaacaattataattCTTAAACACATTAGCCATCGGTCGTGTGGCCTCAAACctcaaatcaaaactttaaacatAATCAGATTGGTTAAACTGTCATAGTtgatatttaattatacattatggAGAATCatttaaaggaaaataaaaataaaaataaacgaaaGTGGTTTAAATTTTCCAATCTCGTAATTAATATTTCActatttttcaacttttttttttcttgttgttgctcAAAGCCTCAAACTACTTTTCAACTTCTAAATTTAGAGGAGTATAAATGAGTCCCGAAAAATTCTGATGGGTGGTATATAATTATGACATACATCTTTCTtataagaaaagtaaataacTAGTTCGTGATAATTACTAACTCTTCGTATCTTTAAACAGACGGTAGACCAACgtgatataaaaagaaaaaaggagtcGAATCTGACAAATcttagatatgtttttttttttaatttttttttattttacattaaacTGTTTGGTGTGTAACACTGTGACAATTTGATTAAACAATGACTGATTATGATTTacagataaaatttta is a genomic window containing:
- the LOC104749462 gene encoding RING-H2 finger protein ATL39-like, translated to MGFNDPSLNAIILWFAAVTSLVTISVIFALLVLCLLKRRRFDVSPEEENEYHGRREPPCQGLSASVIAAFPTFSYKPDNSDPESNNQEIECPVCLGLIPKNVVIKVLPNCMHMFDEECIGKWLESHATCPVCRRLAQPTASSGDKVLESIV